Proteins from a genomic interval of Flammeovirgaceae bacterium SG7u.111:
- a CDS encoding NfeD family protein, translating into MIEWVTVITLVLFGLVLLILELIFIPGTTVIGFVGLVSGGYGVYLGYDYFGTTTGTMILAGSIAISMVGFYFSFKSGTWHKFALNQVISSRVNEDSEPVIIGDEGKAISALRPFGSADFGTITKEVRTIGDYVDKGAKIKVIQVNGPNIIVEPVK; encoded by the coding sequence ATGATAGAGTGGGTAACAGTCATCACCTTGGTTCTTTTTGGACTGGTGCTGCTTATTTTAGAATTGATTTTTATTCCCGGCACTACCGTTATTGGTTTTGTAGGATTGGTCAGTGGAGGTTATGGCGTTTACCTTGGCTACGATTATTTTGGAACGACAACCGGCACTATGATTTTAGCAGGAAGCATTGCTATTTCCATGGTCGGTTTTTATTTTAGTTTCAAATCAGGAACATGGCACAAGTTCGCCCTCAATCAAGTAATTTCCTCTCGGGTAAACGAAGACAGTGAGCCAGTGATTATTGGGGACGAAGGCAAAGCTATTTCTGCTTTGAGGCCCTTTGGGTCAGCGGATTTCGGGACTATTACCAAAGAAGTAAGAACCATTGGCGATTATGTAGACAAAGGTGCGAAAATAAAAGTGATACAGGTAAATGGCCCAAACATCATTGTAGAACCTGTAAAATAA
- a CDS encoding KTSC domain-containing protein: MRQILKEKFIPNSSLVEYMIYDHETFKLDVKYKSGKKKGQTRRYHNITFDDFNSIISSDSAGHALISLVSTKREEGLLNVTDKTPSVLQRLFTFLFV, translated from the coding sequence ATGAGGCAGATTTTAAAAGAAAAGTTTATTCCGAATTCGAGTCTGGTTGAGTATATGATTTATGACCACGAGACATTCAAGCTCGATGTGAAATATAAAAGCGGAAAGAAAAAGGGACAGACCAGAAGGTATCATAATATTACTTTCGATGATTTTAACTCCATTATATCTTCAGATTCGGCGGGTCATGCACTTATTAGTTTGGTGAGTACAAAAAGAGAAGAAGGGTTACTGAATGTGACCGATAAGACCCCATCTGTATTACAGCGTCTGTTCACGTTTTTATTTGTATAG
- a CDS encoding DUF2750 domain-containing protein, which yields MHIKIFVVDLAKRQTLFANMYSENDLDLGKKPLQFIKNITFSHTAWGLDSPRGFASIDTGNGIETLCFWSEKEKAEQSAIGDWEGYRLTEIEMGELLENWLVGLGKHHGLACIDWEKDENLEIVSPFGIIIHLIDFYKSSDYEFDFTMFNGLEDIEYAVKDILGMDY from the coding sequence ATGCACATAAAAATCTTTGTAGTAGATTTGGCAAAACGTCAAACACTATTTGCTAATATGTATTCAGAAAACGACTTAGATTTAGGCAAAAAACCACTTCAATTTATAAAAAACATCACGTTCTCCCACACAGCTTGGGGCTTAGATTCCCCTCGTGGATTTGCCTCTATTGACACTGGCAATGGAATAGAAACACTTTGTTTTTGGTCGGAGAAAGAAAAGGCGGAGCAAAGCGCCATTGGAGACTGGGAAGGCTATAGGCTCACCGAAATAGAAATGGGCGAACTGTTGGAAAACTGGCTAGTAGGTTTGGGGAAGCACCACGGCTTGGCTTGCATAGATTGGGAAAAAGACGAAAACCTTGAAATAGTAAGTCCATTCGGCATCATCATCCATCTTATAGACTTTTACAAATCATCCGATTACGAGTTCGATTTCACCATGTTCAATGGGCTGGAAGATATAGAATATGCCGTGAAAGACATTTTGGGAATGGACTATTAG
- a CDS encoding glycoside hydrolase family 2 TIM barrel-domain containing protein, with protein sequence MKLPYLTFVLFFVSTLFISSCSNPTGSASSNQRIVLDFNEQWKFLKDTANHQAWQEIQLPHSMKIEPLVVNDMWQGTAWYKKSFKLGPQKGKKAFLYFEGVMHEANIYLNGVKIANHKGGFLPFSIDLTNQLAEGKDNEILVKVNNEDNPMIPPGKAINTLDFSYYGGIYRDVQLLLKNDVYITDAVHANKANSGGVLIHFTEISPEIAKGIVKIHVKNESDKPKRVQFKASIGSSSINSNKVTIYANSDTTLEQTIEIAKPKLWSPQAPELYNATINLLVDGEINDHVETRTGIRKIELAEDGFRLNGEKIFIRGTNRHQEYPYVGYAISDSAQYRDAVKIKNAGFDLVRLSHYPQDEAFLAACDELGIIVMNCISGWQFIGNEEFVKNSHQEIRDLARRDRNHPSVFFWEISLNESGMDDAYMTRANEILDEELPYKDIFSVAWIDHPSYDLFIPARQHGKAPDYWNFYKEGKRKVFIAEYGDWEYYAQNAGFNQTAFADLSEAERTSRQLRGDGETRLLQQAMNFQEATNSNRKGEGTIGHANWVMFDYNRGYADDLEASGISDIFRIPKFAYHFYQSQRPSSETYSHPGITAGPMVKIASYWTKNSPKKIRVYSNTEEVALSLNGKLIAKQKSTLDKYSSHLGYPYFVFEIPAFDAGELKAEGFVSGKKVCEDLVKSPKTAKAIQLEIDLSGVSLAPNSADVAFIYAKVVDENGTIIPTAQHTIKFNISSNEAQLIGENPFTAEAGIASILLRTSSFTKEITITAEAEGLVKSSLTIPIQGGK encoded by the coding sequence ATGAAACTTCCTTACCTTACTTTTGTCCTGTTTTTTGTATCTACCCTATTTATTAGCAGTTGCTCTAACCCCACAGGTTCGGCTTCTTCCAACCAAAGAATTGTTCTTGATTTCAATGAACAATGGAAGTTTTTAAAGGACACTGCCAACCATCAAGCTTGGCAAGAAATCCAACTTCCGCATTCTATGAAAATAGAACCCTTAGTGGTAAATGACATGTGGCAAGGAACGGCTTGGTACAAAAAATCTTTCAAGCTCGGTCCTCAAAAAGGGAAAAAAGCATTTCTCTACTTTGAAGGAGTAATGCATGAAGCAAATATTTATCTGAACGGGGTAAAAATAGCCAATCATAAAGGCGGTTTTTTACCTTTTTCGATTGATCTCACCAACCAACTGGCAGAAGGAAAGGATAATGAGATTTTGGTGAAGGTGAACAATGAAGACAATCCCATGATACCTCCTGGGAAAGCCATCAACACACTTGATTTTAGCTACTATGGAGGTATTTACAGAGATGTCCAATTACTCCTGAAAAACGATGTATATATCACCGATGCAGTTCATGCAAACAAGGCTAACAGTGGTGGCGTATTGATTCATTTTACGGAAATAAGCCCCGAAATAGCGAAGGGAATAGTGAAAATTCATGTTAAAAACGAATCGGACAAGCCTAAAAGAGTTCAGTTCAAGGCTTCAATCGGTTCTAGCAGCATCAACTCTAATAAGGTGACAATTTACGCAAATAGTGACACTACGCTAGAACAAACCATCGAAATTGCCAAGCCTAAACTCTGGTCGCCTCAAGCTCCTGAGCTGTACAATGCGACTATCAACTTATTGGTAGATGGAGAAATAAACGACCACGTAGAGACAAGAACCGGCATTAGAAAAATAGAATTGGCAGAAGATGGTTTTCGCCTCAACGGGGAAAAGATTTTCATAAGAGGGACAAACCGCCATCAAGAATATCCTTATGTAGGTTATGCCATTTCGGACAGTGCCCAATACAGAGATGCAGTGAAGATCAAAAATGCAGGGTTTGACCTAGTAAGGCTTTCCCACTACCCGCAAGACGAAGCGTTTCTGGCTGCCTGCGATGAGCTAGGTATCATTGTAATGAACTGTATTTCAGGCTGGCAGTTCATTGGCAACGAAGAATTTGTAAAAAACTCTCACCAAGAAATCAGAGATTTGGCAAGAAGAGACCGGAACCATCCTAGTGTTTTCTTCTGGGAAATTTCTCTCAACGAGTCGGGCATGGACGATGCTTATATGACAAGGGCTAATGAAATCCTCGATGAGGAACTTCCCTACAAAGACATCTTTAGCGTGGCCTGGATCGACCATCCTTCTTACGATTTGTTCATTCCCGCAAGGCAACATGGCAAAGCTCCTGATTATTGGAATTTTTATAAAGAAGGAAAAAGAAAAGTATTCATTGCAGAATATGGGGATTGGGAATATTATGCCCAAAACGCTGGGTTTAACCAAACCGCCTTTGCCGACCTGAGCGAAGCAGAGCGAACTAGCCGCCAGCTGAGAGGAGATGGCGAAACCAGACTGTTGCAGCAAGCGATGAACTTTCAAGAAGCGACAAATTCCAACCGAAAAGGAGAAGGAACAATTGGCCATGCCAACTGGGTAATGTTCGATTATAACCGTGGTTATGCCGACGATTTGGAGGCTTCGGGAATCAGCGATATTTTCCGTATACCCAAATTCGCTTACCATTTCTACCAAAGCCAACGCCCAAGTAGCGAAACCTATTCGCACCCTGGCATTACAGCCGGACCGATGGTCAAAATTGCCAGCTACTGGACCAAAAACTCACCTAAAAAAATCCGGGTATATAGCAACACAGAGGAAGTTGCCCTTTCACTCAATGGAAAACTAATTGCCAAACAGAAAAGCACATTAGACAAATACAGCAGCCACCTCGGCTATCCTTATTTCGTGTTTGAAATCCCAGCTTTTGACGCAGGAGAATTGAAGGCAGAAGGCTTTGTGTCTGGAAAAAAAGTCTGCGAAGACCTTGTGAAAAGCCCAAAAACGGCTAAAGCCATTCAACTGGAAATAGATCTATCTGGCGTTTCCCTAGCCCCAAACAGTGCCGATGTAGCTTTTATCTATGCCAAAGTGGTAGATGAAAACGGAACGATAATCCCTACTGCGCAACATACTATTAAATTCAACATCAGCAGCAACGAAGCCCAGCTGATTGGGGAAAATCCTTTTACAGCTGAAGCAGGAATTGCTTCCATCCTATTGAGAACAAGCTCTTTTACAAAAGAAATTACGATTACCGCTGAAGCGGAAGGTTTGGTAAAAAGTAGTCTAACTATTCCTATCCAAGGCGGGAAATAA
- the ligA gene encoding NAD-dependent DNA ligase LigA — protein MTDKEAIKEEILSLSKKIDHYNTQYYQNDTSEISDYDFDMLIQRLVELEEKHPEYRLADSPTLRVGGAITKNFPTVRHKYRMLSLGNTYSAEDLDDFHNRIVKSIGDSFEYICELKFDGVAISLWYENGILTKAVTRGDGVQGDDVTPNARTIQTIPLVVKGENIPEFFEVRGEVFMTKGAFQKINEGIAEENKEREVAGKKPLKLLANPRNAASGTLKMQDSSVVAKRKLACFCYSLMGDSLPYEGHGDALKQLEKWGFNVSDSYRRCKTLDEVKAFIAEWEEKRLDFPVETDGIVIKVDSFHQQEELGFTAKSPRWAIAYKYKAESASTTLNEVTYQVGRTGAVTPVANLQPVFLAGTTVKRASLHNANEVDRLDLHLGDMVYIEKGGEIIPKITGVNKTKRPLNAEKVLFIHECPACGTPLEQKEGEAAHYCPNILSCPPQVRGRVEHFIQRKAMDVDSIGPETIDQLFSTGLIAEPADLYSLNKEQLISTLERFKEKSAEKLLEGVEKSKTIAFPRVLFGLGIRYVGATVAEKLAMAFGSIDKLAAASFEELIAVDEIGDRIAESVIEYFGEERNLTHVEKLKQAGVQLEMQAGAVVEVTSDALAGKSFVVSGVFAEFSRDELKDTIKQFGGKVVSGVSSKVDFLVAGDKMGPAKLEKAEKLGVQIISEEEFKKMVSE, from the coding sequence ATGACAGATAAAGAAGCGATCAAAGAGGAAATCCTTTCCTTGTCCAAGAAAATTGACCATTATAATACTCAATACTATCAAAACGATACATCGGAGATCTCCGATTACGACTTCGACATGCTGATCCAACGCCTTGTTGAGTTAGAGGAAAAGCACCCTGAGTACCGCTTGGCGGACTCTCCTACCCTACGTGTGGGCGGTGCCATTACCAAGAATTTTCCCACAGTGAGACATAAGTACCGCATGCTTTCCCTTGGGAATACTTACAGCGCAGAAGACCTGGACGATTTTCACAACCGAATTGTGAAATCCATTGGAGATAGCTTTGAATATATCTGTGAATTGAAATTTGACGGAGTAGCCATCAGTTTGTGGTACGAAAACGGGATTTTGACTAAAGCGGTGACCCGTGGAGACGGAGTGCAAGGCGATGATGTCACGCCCAATGCACGCACCATCCAAACGATTCCATTAGTAGTAAAAGGCGAAAATATTCCTGAGTTTTTCGAAGTACGAGGAGAAGTTTTCATGACCAAAGGGGCTTTCCAAAAAATAAACGAAGGCATTGCCGAAGAAAATAAAGAACGAGAAGTTGCGGGTAAAAAGCCACTAAAACTACTTGCCAACCCTAGAAATGCAGCCTCTGGCACGCTCAAGATGCAGGACTCGAGTGTAGTTGCTAAGCGAAAACTGGCTTGCTTTTGCTATTCCCTTATGGGTGACAGCTTGCCTTACGAAGGCCATGGCGATGCACTCAAACAACTAGAAAAATGGGGCTTCAACGTTTCTGACTCTTACCGCAGGTGCAAAACCCTCGACGAGGTAAAAGCTTTCATAGCCGAATGGGAAGAAAAACGCTTGGACTTCCCTGTAGAAACCGATGGAATTGTAATAAAAGTGGATAGTTTCCACCAACAAGAGGAATTAGGTTTTACGGCAAAAAGCCCACGCTGGGCCATCGCTTATAAATATAAAGCTGAAAGCGCTTCCACCACGCTCAACGAAGTTACCTACCAAGTGGGTCGTACGGGGGCGGTTACCCCTGTTGCCAACCTCCAACCAGTTTTCTTGGCCGGAACGACCGTGAAACGAGCCAGTTTGCACAATGCTAACGAAGTAGACCGGTTGGATTTGCACTTAGGCGATATGGTTTACATAGAAAAAGGAGGCGAAATTATCCCGAAAATAACAGGGGTAAATAAAACCAAGCGACCTCTAAATGCAGAAAAAGTCTTATTTATCCATGAGTGCCCTGCTTGCGGAACTCCTTTGGAACAAAAAGAAGGAGAAGCGGCGCATTACTGCCCAAATATCCTTTCTTGCCCACCTCAGGTCAGGGGCAGAGTAGAACATTTTATCCAACGAAAAGCGATGGATGTAGATTCAATTGGCCCTGAAACAATCGACCAACTATTTTCCACGGGCTTGATTGCAGAACCCGCCGACCTCTACAGCCTAAACAAAGAACAATTGATAAGTACCTTGGAACGCTTCAAGGAAAAATCAGCTGAAAAACTGCTGGAAGGAGTTGAAAAATCTAAAACCATAGCATTTCCACGTGTACTTTTTGGGCTGGGCATCCGCTATGTGGGAGCTACCGTGGCGGAAAAATTAGCCATGGCTTTTGGTTCTATAGACAAATTAGCCGCAGCTAGCTTTGAAGAGCTCATTGCCGTAGATGAAATTGGAGACAGGATAGCCGAAAGTGTGATTGAGTACTTTGGAGAAGAAAGAAACTTAACACATGTAGAAAAACTTAAGCAGGCTGGTGTTCAGCTAGAAATGCAAGCTGGGGCTGTGGTAGAAGTCACCTCCGACGCCTTGGCAGGAAAGTCTTTTGTGGTTTCTGGAGTTTTTGCCGAATTCAGCCGCGATGAACTCAAAGATACCATCAAGCAGTTTGGAGGAAAAGTTGTATCAGGAGTTTCCTCAAAAGTTGATTTCTTGGTAGCGGGTGACAAAATGGGACCAGCCAAACTTGAAAAAGCGGAAAAACTTGGAGTTCAAATCATTTCTGAAGAGGAGTTCAAAAAAATGGTTTCTGAATAA
- a CDS encoding dihydroorotase, whose translation MKSILIRNARVVNEGAIEEKDVLVKDGFIEKIDKVLEGVNAEIEIDAAGKFLMPGVIDDQVHFREPGLTHKAEIYTEAKAAVAGGTTTFMEMPNTVPQALTQELLEEKYSRAADVSLANYSFFMGVSNDNLEEALKTDPKRVCGLKVFMGSSTGNMLVDDKEVLENLFKRSTMLIATHCEDEATIRENSAIYKEKYGDDMPISYHPDIRSVEACYKSSSMAVELAKKHGTRLHILHISTAKELELFSNELPLEEKKITAEVCVHHLWFDKTDYERLGTLIKCNPAIKEASNKEKLLEALLDDRLDIIATDHAPHTKEEKDNNYWNAPSGLPLVQHSLNLMVEFYKQGKISMEKVVEKMCHAPAKCFQIEDRGYIREGYWADLVLIDPEKPYTVKPENIYQKCAWSPFEGYEFSSSVTHTIVSGHLVYEKGEFDEHVKGKRLRFLR comes from the coding sequence ATGAAATCCATACTGATTAGAAATGCCCGTGTGGTAAATGAAGGTGCCATCGAAGAAAAGGACGTGTTGGTAAAAGATGGTTTTATAGAGAAAATTGATAAAGTGCTAGAAGGGGTTAATGCAGAAATAGAAATAGATGCTGCCGGCAAGTTTTTGATGCCGGGGGTAATAGACGACCAAGTGCATTTTAGAGAGCCGGGTCTTACCCACAAAGCTGAAATATATACCGAAGCAAAGGCTGCCGTGGCGGGTGGGACTACTACTTTTATGGAAATGCCCAATACGGTTCCTCAAGCGCTAACTCAGGAATTGTTGGAAGAAAAATACAGTAGGGCGGCTGATGTTTCTTTGGCGAACTACTCCTTTTTTATGGGGGTTTCGAACGATAATTTGGAAGAGGCGCTCAAAACAGACCCTAAAAGGGTATGTGGGCTGAAGGTGTTCATGGGTTCTTCTACGGGAAATATGTTGGTGGATGATAAAGAGGTGCTGGAAAACCTTTTCAAGCGTAGTACTATGCTTATTGCCACACACTGCGAGGATGAGGCGACTATCAGGGAAAACTCTGCTATCTATAAAGAAAAATATGGGGATGACATGCCGATCAGTTATCATCCGGATATTCGTAGCGTAGAGGCTTGCTACAAATCTTCTTCTATGGCGGTAGAACTGGCTAAGAAGCACGGAACTCGACTACATATTTTGCACATAAGTACAGCGAAGGAATTGGAGCTATTCAGCAATGAACTTCCGCTCGAAGAAAAGAAAATTACCGCAGAGGTTTGTGTGCATCATCTTTGGTTCGATAAGACGGATTATGAGCGATTGGGGACACTTATAAAATGTAACCCTGCTATTAAAGAAGCATCTAATAAGGAAAAATTATTGGAAGCTTTGTTGGACGATAGGTTGGATATTATTGCCACAGACCACGCTCCTCATACCAAAGAAGAGAAAGACAATAACTATTGGAATGCGCCTTCGGGCTTGCCTTTGGTGCAGCACAGCCTCAACCTGATGGTCGAGTTTTATAAGCAAGGTAAAATTAGTATGGAAAAAGTGGTGGAAAAAATGTGCCATGCACCTGCAAAGTGTTTCCAAATAGAAGATAGGGGATATATAAGGGAAGGCTACTGGGCCGATTTGGTATTAATTGACCCCGAAAAGCCTTATACAGTAAAACCTGAAAACATTTACCAAAAATGCGCTTGGTCTCCCTTTGAAGGTTATGAATTCTCTTCTAGCGTAACACATACGATAGTTTCTGGGCACTTGGTCTATGAAAAAGGTGAGTTCGATGAGCATGTGAAAGGAAAAAGATTAAGATTTTTGAGATAA
- a CDS encoding SUMF1/EgtB/PvdO family nonheme iron enzyme, whose amino-acid sequence MKRYLLTVVTLLCASLLIAQSNERRLALVMGNADYPGGKALKNPVNDANLMASTLEDLDFDVIKRTDASLSEMAYAISTFLNKIPDYDVVLLYYAGHGIQVGGENYLIPVDAKLQDKNMVDFEAISMSKLARKFDQNNDKINIVILDACRNDPFRSWSRGGDRGFKVIDPTSGTIIAFATSAGAVAADGQSSNGPYTAELVKNMKKPVSIEQMFKLTRIGVRNATGGTQVPQEWSKLTGDFYFTRKGQQQPVVNTNNSLNDVVITRTQLKGKVKLTSNIDGDLWIGKQNMGKVKKHEVLQFELQPGKYDIKLGNWSEVMIIEPSKTLELVAKGVKQVFVPTPAPADLIPNMVFVKGGSFLMGSNLGGKNERPVHNVKVSDFYIAKHEVTHAEFINFLNAVGCGANGIYNGEELLDIQDEGCAIGYNNGFYFKGSAFANDPRCPVISVTWMGATAYAKWMASTSGKKYRLPTEAEWEFAARSGGKDHTYSGGNTLKNMGWYKVNSAGKTQPVGTKQPNALGVYDMSGNVWEWCNDWYATDFYARSKDSSNPKGPSTGVKRICRGGNWTNSAESCRTTDRSSYPPSAGFNGLGFRLAMSK is encoded by the coding sequence ATGAAACGGTATTTACTTACGGTTGTAACATTGCTTTGTGCAAGCCTGCTAATTGCCCAGTCCAATGAGCGCCGCTTAGCCTTGGTGATGGGAAATGCTGATTATCCTGGAGGGAAAGCCCTCAAAAATCCTGTAAACGATGCAAATTTGATGGCTTCCACCTTGGAAGACCTTGATTTTGATGTGATCAAAAGGACGGATGCTTCTCTTTCGGAAATGGCTTATGCTATTTCTACCTTTCTTAATAAAATTCCTGATTACGATGTGGTTTTATTGTATTATGCAGGCCATGGAATTCAGGTTGGAGGGGAAAATTATCTCATTCCCGTAGATGCAAAATTACAAGACAAGAACATGGTGGACTTCGAGGCTATTTCCATGAGTAAGCTGGCAAGGAAGTTCGACCAAAACAATGACAAAATAAACATTGTGATATTGGATGCTTGCCGAAATGATCCTTTCCGTTCTTGGTCCAGAGGTGGGGACAGGGGCTTCAAGGTGATTGATCCTACCAGTGGGACTATCATCGCTTTTGCCACCAGTGCTGGAGCCGTAGCAGCAGATGGGCAAAGTTCAAATGGTCCTTATACTGCTGAGTTGGTAAAAAACATGAAAAAACCTGTTTCTATTGAGCAAATGTTTAAACTGACCCGAATAGGAGTGAGAAATGCGACGGGTGGTACGCAAGTTCCGCAGGAATGGAGCAAGCTTACAGGCGATTTTTATTTTACCAGAAAAGGCCAGCAACAGCCAGTGGTAAATACTAATAATTCACTGAACGATGTGGTGATCACACGAACGCAGCTGAAAGGAAAGGTGAAGTTGACAAGCAATATAGACGGGGACTTGTGGATAGGCAAACAAAATATGGGCAAGGTGAAAAAGCACGAGGTATTGCAGTTTGAGTTACAGCCCGGGAAATATGACATAAAATTAGGTAATTGGTCAGAAGTGATGATTATTGAGCCAAGCAAAACATTGGAGCTAGTGGCTAAGGGTGTCAAGCAAGTATTTGTGCCAACTCCTGCGCCAGCCGACCTAATTCCCAATATGGTTTTTGTAAAGGGTGGGAGTTTTCTGATGGGGAGCAATTTGGGCGGTAAAAATGAGCGCCCTGTCCATAATGTAAAAGTCTCTGATTTTTACATAGCCAAACACGAAGTTACCCATGCTGAATTTATCAATTTTTTGAATGCCGTGGGTTGTGGGGCAAATGGTATTTATAATGGAGAAGAGCTCTTGGATATTCAAGACGAGGGCTGTGCAATAGGATATAACAATGGTTTTTATTTTAAGGGAAGTGCTTTTGCAAATGACCCACGTTGCCCCGTGATTTCGGTTACGTGGATGGGAGCAACTGCTTATGCGAAGTGGATGGCGAGCACTTCAGGAAAGAAGTATAGACTTCCTACCGAAGCAGAATGGGAGTTTGCGGCAAGGTCGGGAGGAAAAGACCATACGTATTCGGGAGGTAATACTTTGAAAAACATGGGTTGGTATAAAGTAAATTCTGCAGGGAAAACGCAGCCAGTGGGGACAAAGCAACCTAATGCCTTGGGGGTTTACGATATGAGCGGAAATGTGTGGGAATGGTGTAACGACTGGTATGCTACAGATTTTTATGCAAGAAGTAAGGATAGTAGCAACCCGAAAGGTCCTTCTACGGGAGTGAAGCGGATTTGCCGTGGAGGAAACTGGACAAACAGTGCGGAGAGTTGTAGGACAACTGATAGGAGCTCTTATCCACCAAGCGCAGGTTTCAACGGGCTAGGGTTTCGCTTGGCAATGTCAAAATAA